In Lathyrus oleraceus cultivar Zhongwan6 chromosome 2, CAAS_Psat_ZW6_1.0, whole genome shotgun sequence, the DNA window TCTCTTACTTATGTGCTTTAGCATAAAAATCTTTTACTTTGTGCTTGAGCATTgaaagtctcttgcttgtgtgtTTGAACAAATTATAACATTTGTGATTATATTGAAAATCTCTTGTAAGTACAATGAGACTGGATTACTCTAGGTTTGTGAGAGGAAACAGAATAATTTTATGtgtctttttcttttttcattctTTATCTGCTGTTTGTCCCTCTTTTCTGATTCAGACTCTAGACTTTGTGTTTAGAATCTGACTAAGAATTTTTAATGGCACTTTGTGTTCCATTATTTGACTCCTTGAATTTCTCACATTCATCACAACCAAATGTTATTTTATTGTTACTCCCTCTCTTTCTCGCTTCGGTATCTAAACGAGTGATGATAACAATTACTTTATTCATAATTTCAACCTCTTTAGTCCACCTTATCATCTCTTCTCGCGCATTAAATATTTGTGTAATTGAGAATGCATCAGAGATAACTATACATATTTCATTTTTATCGCATATCTGTAAATGAATTGTGATATCTACAACATAAAAAAAAGTCTTAgaattttatttatatatataataGCCTACCAAATAACTTCCTTATAAGTTAACTGGTCCACAAAATTTATATTCCTCAAAAAAAAACATCAAGTTATCTCGTATAAAATACAAATCGAAACACACTCTAAACAAAGATTCTATATAGATTCGATACATCAATTATTTAATGAATctaaaaattatttataaaagATAATGGAAGAAATATTTTACAAAAGATAGAAGTGATGGGATAAATTTAGGAAAATGAAGTGATGTTTTCTAAATCAAATCTAGTTTGATTGCAATTAGAAGTATTTTTTATTGATTTATTCTATTCATTTATTAGTTTTTTTATGATTTAACGAGCTAAATCAATTGAACCATGATCCAAAAATCTTACTGAATTCATTAAACTGTAAATGAGTTTTAAACGAAACTGGATGTTATTtgtttttataaaataaaataaagaatacaCTTAATTCATTGGTTAAGAAAACAAATAAAACAGTTTGTGTTGAAAATAATTTAACCACTTTATAGAAGTCTAAAATTGTTGTTttcaattaaaaaattaaaaggCTCAAATCTTGAAGGTTATACGCTAGATAAGTTGTTTTCATACTAAAAGAAAGGTCACGTAGGTGAAAAGACAGGCAACAAAAATAAAATCCATGCAAAATTGTTCATTGAATCGTAAACTTGATTTAAGTGGTACGGTATATAATGGACCATCCTCAACACTTTAACAGGAATAAGTTCGGTATATATTTGAATAGGAAAAAGTGTTTAACTACAAACGTAAAATTTGGAATCGTATGATGTTATCAGCAGAATCAAATCATTTGTGATTAATACAAAGCAAACTAGTAGACATGGAACATCTTATTGTCCATTCCCAGCAGAGCTTCGAATCCCGTCTAGCATCAATCTGTCTGCACATTCACCCCAACTTAGATATTTGCCAATTAAGCCTAAATTTAAACTTGAGAATACAAATAGGCTCACGTGATGATACAAGTAACTTGAGAATACAAATAGGCTCACGTGATGATACATATTATCATTGCAGCCATCTCCAGATGTTGTGCAAAATCCAACACAATTGTTTTTTCAATATTTAATTTGAAATTATGGGATATTTAGTTCACCTTTCTACTTCTGAACCCTGTATATTAAATTAACAATCATATGATTTTTCAAGAAACTAACAGCTCACCTCATTGAGTGCCTCTATCATCCTTGTCATTCGTCTGTGGAGTGTACTGGCTGGTAGATGATGGTGAGTAACCAGGTTGGCTTGGTGAATAACCAGTGCTGGGACTGCAAGAAGTCAAAtagaaaaataacaaaaacagATCATGCTCAGTTATAGGCCTTCCAACCATTTAGCATTTTAAGAATCATCTATGATTTAGGCATACCTAAACTGCGGTGAACTTGGGCTATAGTCTGGGCTCGTACCAGAATGATATGGGCTAGAAAAATGCATAAGCATGAATAAGTAACAGAAAAAATTATATTTGGTGAAGTTTTATTAGCAACTGAAGAGGgaaaaaattaattataatacTGATATTAACATATACACTAGACGGAGAATATATGATGGAGATGTTGGTGATTATGAAGTTCACTTACCTGCTGGGACTGTATGTTGGGCTCGACGGAGAATATGAAGGAGATGTTGGTGAGTATGATGGAGATGTTGGGCTGgaaattgaaaaaaataaatttttacATGGCATAAACGATCATCACAAGAAAATGCAATTGAGATAAAAATAGGCCAGATTATATTCAGACTCAGCCACCCAACAAGCTAATAACTGAACAATAAGAAAAATCCAAAGGAAAATAACTTTTACTGCATAATGACTCACCTGTAACTTGGAGACGTGGGACTATATGGACTTGATGGAGACAATCTTGGACTGCTAGGAGAATATGCCAATGAAGGACTATACTTTGCAGACTGTGGATTGTAACTTGGGGAAGTAGGACTATAAGAGGGCGATGTTGGGCTGTAAGAGGGTGATGTGGGGCTGTACCCAGGAGAGGTGGGACTGTAAGCAGGTGACGTAGGACTATATGATGGAGATGTTGGGCTATAAGAGGGTGATGTGGGGCTATAGGAAGGCGAAGTTGGACTATAGGAAGGTGATGTTGGACTATATGATGGAGAAGTAGGACTGTATGCAGGTGAAGTGGGGCTGTATGCTGGTGAAGTTGGGCTGTATGCAGGTGAAGTGGGACTGTAGCTGGGAGATGTAGGGCTGTAACTGGGAGATGTGGGGCTATAGCTGGGCGATGTGGGGCTGTAGCTGGGCGATGTGGGAGAGTAAGATGGACTTGTAGGTGAATAAGCTGGGCTCGTAGGACTATATCCAGGAGAGCTAGGACTGTATGTTGGAGAGGTAGGGCTGTACCCAGGTGATGTGGGGCTGTATCCAGGGGAAGTGGGGCTGTACCCTGGTGAAGTAGGGCTGTATCCAGGTGATGATGGACTATAGCCTGGTGATGATGGACTGTAACCAGGAGATGAGGTAGGAGAAAATGCCATACCACCAACATATGGTGAAAACTGTGCATCGTTGGTAGGAGACAGTCGGAGATTTGGGCTCAGCAGATAACTTGGAGACATCAAGCCTTCATGATATGGAGTAGCAGATATTGGGGAACGACCAGGTGTCATGCCAAAATCAAGACCCTCCATATAACTAGGTAGCTGGAGCTCAATAGCATTCTTTAGCATCTCATCATTAAGTAAGAGAGCACATTCACCAGTGCCTATGGGGGCTAGTTGACCTAACATAATATTTTCAGTCACACCCCTCAAGTAATCAGTCTCAGCATATACTGCAGCATCAAGGAGAATATCAACAGTCTCTTCAAACGAGCACCTCATCATTGGGCCAGTTTCATTCCTGTTGATACCATGACGTGTAATTGCCATCAAATGTCCTCGATATGTCATGGTATCGCAAAGAATAGCCAGGTGCCTGTAATTGACGTAAGACCCATCAAATGAAATGACAACACGCAATTCATCCAGAAGAGACCGTCGGACTGCCTCAATACCAAGAACTTCAATAACTTCAATCAAGTGGTTACTTGTGGTCCTTGTTGCATCAACATCTTCATGGCACATCACAGCTAAAAGGTTGACACCTTCAGTATCAAGCATCCATTCCTCATGAGGTTTAAAACCTTCATTCTGATCAAACTTCTgaatttttgtatttttaataAAAACTTTGTTGATATCTGCAATACCCCGTAAGGTCATTTCGGTCAGCATGTTGCTCTCTATTTTCTTCAAGAAAACATCATCTTCAGCAGATTCATCTTGAATGTCTCCCTTGGGCGCTTCATCATTCATAATACGGATTCGAAGTATAAGTTTTTCAGCATTGTCGTCATTAAATATGCATGTTAAATCATCTTCAAATTCACGGTTGATTTTCTCAGCAATATCAGCCATACTCAACTTCTTATCCACCATCATTTCACGATTCAGTTCTATGCGAAGTAACCAAGGTGAGATTTTATCAAGAGCAACTTCTTCATCGGGCATTTCGTAGTAAGACCTGACAAAATCAACATCCTCTTCTATGATTGTACCCATTGGGTCCGGATCATACCACACCTCTGTGGCTTGAGTCACACTCCTGAGTGTGGTATATTCTAAAGCACACTGCACATTCTTCGCTCTCTCTTTAGTCTTACAAACCTCGGGTTTCAAATACACAGACAGAGAAGGTGTCTTAATTCTCTTGGCAACGTTGATAATTTCCCTTAACCTAGGAACACCAAGGGTAACATTCTTAGCACTGACACCAGCATAATGGAAAGTGTTGAGAGTCATCTGAGTAGCAGGTTCACCGATTGATTGTGCAGCCACACAACCAATCATTTCCCCAGAGGCCACAAGTGATTGCAGGAACCTTGATTCTATTTCCCCTACTACCCATTCGAATGCCTCACGAGAAAGCCTGTACTCCTCCAGGACCCTTTTACTGGCAAAAGTGCTACGAAGCAAAATATTGAACAGGAGAGTGGCATTTTTCTGAGCTTCTTGACTTAAAAGGTCATCCCCGGGAACTACTCTAAGTCGTTCCTGGAGCTTATCAATAGCTTCCACTATTTCCATTGGATGCATATCAGAAGGTCTTCGGAAGTCAACCTTAAAGGTCTTCTGAGCATTCCAGATAAGCCTCTTAAGGTTGACAGGTAGAGGCAGAGAACTGTCACCAGTAGTGGCTATCTCAGTTGCAAGTTGAAACCTATCGGCATCAAGCTTTTGAACTTCCGCCTCAAACACATTACGAAACTCTCTAATTGTTTTTAAGTCTTCTACAGGCTCTTCAAGCATGTAAGTAGGCTTCCAGTTTTCATCATCAAATTCATACCTAAATGCCCTATCAAAAtctgtttttttcattttcagTGAATCCAGCTTCTGTGTTTCTATCCAAACAGCATCCATACCATCTTCGCCATAGAGAAATTGTATGACATCTCCCAAAGAATTCCTAACTGTCCCATCATATTTAACCATGATGTCTTCCATAGCCTTTACAAGCCGCCTCTGAATGTACCCAGTTTCTGATGTCTTCACTGCAGTATCAATAAGACCTTCCCTACCTCCCATGGCATGAAAAAAGAACTCTTGAGGGGTCAGTCCACGGAGATATGAGTTCTCCACAAACCCACGACTTTCAGGCCCATAATCATCTTTTGTGAAGTGGGGCAGTGTTCGGTCTATGAACCCAAATGGAATTCGTTTACCCTCAACATTCTGTTGGCCCACACAAGCAGTCATCTGAGATATGTTGATGAAACTTCCCTTAGAACCAGCTGTGACCATAGCTTTCAGATTATTGCTCTCAGATAGACTTTTTTGGGCACTATTTCCAGCATCATCACGAGCTTTATTCAAAGTCTAGATATTACCAAATATCATAGTACATCAGATTCATCAAAAAGAAATTTTCAATAAATATAACAGTGAGAAGAAATCTAATGCAAGTACCTGGTTAACTCTATTTTCAAATGAATCCATCATTGTCCGACCAGGTTCAGCCTCCAATTTCTTTTCCTGAGCTTCCCGGATGAGTTGTTTCACTTTATCCTTAGCCTGTGAAATAGTCTGATTAATAGTCTCCATGGTCGAAGCATCAGCAATGGTATCACCAATTCCAATGCTAAAAGCATTCTGTAAAAGCCAGTAGTTTACAAGCCACTGAGTATGGCCAAGAAATTTGCGTGCTGCATCAGGGCCAACCTCTTCCCTGTATTCAAGTACACATTCATCAGTAGGAAGAACAGAGAAGAAAGGAGCTGAAAATAACATTTATCACAGCCACTCAAATTTACAATTATTGTCATAAAGCActatataataataataataataataaaataatatgGAATAATCTATCTAACTCAAATAAGAGTTCGGAGTTCAAGTAAAAGGAATAAATTCCTCTATCAATTAATAGAGATTGTAAAGGTAAATGAaccatgataaaattaaaataacaatCTAATTCTGCTGATAATTTAAAGTAGAAATATCCATATAATTACTAATTGTGGGAGCTGTATACCAAACGACATGAATGAGACTTCCAGTGCCAGTTCCTAGTGTCTTTTTGCAAAGAGTACCAGTAAGAAGCTCCCCCTTTTCAATTCTGACCATCGTATCTCCAGGGGTTATAGGTCCCCTTTCGGCCTCATTGTGCCAACTAGAATATCTAATAAGATTTATCTGCTTAGGAATAATCAGATTGAAAACTTGTTTCCCAGTCCACAGTGGTTCTGGTTTCAATATCGTAGGAGCAGGAACTTTCCCATCAAAATCTTCCCACCACATCAATATATTCATAAAAACATCCTGCAAAAGATAAGAACTTTCATCAGACTTCTAAGCAGCTTGTACAAGAATTTGAAGCTGAGCTAAACTGCAATAACAGGAAAAATTCACTCAATATAACCTTTGCAATAAATGTATCTCTTTTGGTGATTTTCCTGCATCCTAAAAGCGAATCTTGGACAATTCCCATTACTGGCCTGTTTGCCTGAGGTGACACAATGCATTTAGGCACCATCATCAGCTCCAACACCTCAGCTCTGGTTTCAAATGATTGAGgaacatgcatattcatttcatcACCGTCAAAATCAGCATTGTATGGTGAGGTAACAGACAAGTTAAGCCGAAAAGTAGAATAAGGCATGATTTTGATTCGGTGCCCCATGATAGACATCTTATGAAGACTAGGCTGACGATTGAAGAGAACAAAGTCTCCATCATTCAAATGACGCTCCACCTAAAACCATAACATCGAGAACTTGTCAGAAGGCTTTGagcaaaaaatttaaaattaaaataaaattcattgTTTAAAAATAATACCTTGTatccaagctccaaatggtgGTCGCTACTTTTCTTCAAATATCTGAGATCAAGCCTTTGTCCATCATCACGAATGATATACTTAGCACCAGTTTTTCCAGGTGGAGGATGGGGTCCATACTCAACAAGTTCCTTCAATCTGTTATTTTCATTTAGAATATTCAGTCAAATTAATGGAAAACACATCAAGAAACAAGCAACTGAAAAGCCATATCCAAATGAGACCTTTCAATGTTGTAAGGAGTAACAGTCTCGGGGTATGTAAGATTTAGAGCAATAGTCCATGGCACTCCCAATTGATCGATATTGATGGTTGGATCTGGTGTGATTACTGTTCGAGCAGAAAAATCAACTCTTTTTCCCATTAAGTTGCCTCTAATACGTCCTTCTTTCGCTTTAAGCCTGCTGCATATTGATTTGATAGGCCTTCCTGATCTTTGAGTAGCCTGTgaaaataaatacaaaaaaaaatactCTGCCAATTATGAATAATTAAACATCAATGAAAATTATAACAAGCAAAGCGACTATAAAAGTTAAATTTAATGCTAGTGTCCAAAACAAGTATACCCTTGGCAATCCAGGCAACTCATTATCAAAATACGTGGCAATGTGAAACTGCAACAACTGAGCAAACTCGGATATAATATGTGCAGGAGAACCGTTCCTCTCCTGTCTCTTAAGATTTTCATTGTGCCTGATGATCATGGCCAGCTGATGAGTTAAATCATCCTGCATAAAAAAGAGACAACATCAGTATTGAAAGAAA includes these proteins:
- the LOC127120087 gene encoding DNA-directed RNA polymerase II subunit RPB1; translated protein: MDIRFPFSPAEVSKIRMVQFGILSPDEIRQMAVVQIEHGETTERGKPKVAGLSDPRLGTIDRKMKCETCTASMAECPGHFGYLELAKPMFHIGFLKTVLSIMRCVCFNCSKILADEQDHKFKQALRIKNPKNRLRKILDACKNKTKCEGGDDLDLPGQDTEEPVKKSRGGCGAQQPKITIEGMKINAEYKAQRKKSDDQDQLPEPVERKQTLSAERVLSVLKRISDEDCQLLGLNPKYARPDWLILQVLPIPPPPVRPSVMMDTSSRSEDDLTHQLAMIIRHNENLKRQERNGSPAHIISEFAQLLQFHIATYFDNELPGLPRATQRSGRPIKSICSRLKAKEGRIRGNLMGKRVDFSARTVITPDPTINIDQLGVPWTIALNLTYPETVTPYNIERLKELVEYGPHPPPGKTGAKYIIRDDGQRLDLRYLKKSSDHHLELGYKVERHLNDGDFVLFNRQPSLHKMSIMGHRIKIMPYSTFRLNLSVTSPYNADFDGDEMNMHVPQSFETRAEVLELMMVPKCIVSPQANRPVMGIVQDSLLGCRKITKRDTFIAKDVFMNILMWWEDFDGKVPAPTILKPEPLWTGKQVFNLIIPKQINLIRYSSWHNEAERGPITPGDTMVRIEKGELLTGTLCKKTLGTGTGSLIHVVWEEVGPDAARKFLGHTQWLVNYWLLQNAFSIGIGDTIADASTMETINQTISQAKDKVKQLIREAQEKKLEAEPGRTMMDSFENRVNQTLNKARDDAGNSAQKSLSESNNLKAMVTAGSKGSFINISQMTACVGQQNVEGKRIPFGFIDRTLPHFTKDDYGPESRGFVENSYLRGLTPQEFFFHAMGGREGLIDTAVKTSETGYIQRRLVKAMEDIMVKYDGTVRNSLGDVIQFLYGEDGMDAVWIETQKLDSLKMKKTDFDRAFRYEFDDENWKPTYMLEEPVEDLKTIREFRNVFEAEVQKLDADRFQLATEIATTGDSSLPLPVNLKRLIWNAQKTFKVDFRRPSDMHPMEIVEAIDKLQERLRVVPGDDLLSQEAQKNATLLFNILLRSTFASKRVLEEYRLSREAFEWVVGEIESRFLQSLVASGEMIGCVAAQSIGEPATQMTLNTFHYAGVSAKNVTLGVPRLREIINVAKRIKTPSLSVYLKPEVCKTKERAKNVQCALEYTTLRSVTQATEVWYDPDPMGTIIEEDVDFVRSYYEMPDEEVALDKISPWLLRIELNREMMVDKKLSMADIAEKINREFEDDLTCIFNDDNAEKLILRIRIMNDEAPKGDIQDESAEDDVFLKKIESNMLTEMTLRGIADINKVFIKNTKIQKFDQNEGFKPHEEWMLDTEGVNLLAVMCHEDVDATRTTSNHLIEVIEVLGIEAVRRSLLDELRVVISFDGSYVNYRHLAILCDTMTYRGHLMAITRHGINRNETGPMMRCSFEETVDILLDAAVYAETDYLRGVTENIMLGQLAPIGTGECALLLNDEMLKNAIELQLPSYMEGLDFGMTPGRSPISATPYHEGLMSPSYLLSPNLRLSPTNDAQFSPYVGGMAFSPTSSPGYSPSSPGYSPSSPGYSPTSPGYSPTSPGYSPTSPGYSPTSPTYSPSSPGYSPTSPAYSPTSPSYSPTSPSYSPTSPSYSPTSPSYSPTSPSYSPTSPAYSPTSPAYSPTSPAYSPTSPSYSPTSPSYSPTSPSYSPTSPSYSPTSPSYSPTSPAYSPTSPGYSPTSPSYSPTSPSYSPTSPSYNPQSAKYSPSLAYSPSSPRLSPSSPYSPTSPSYSPTSPSYSPTSPSYSPSSPTYSPSSPYHSGTSPDYSPSSPQFSPSTGYSPSQPGYSPSSTSQYTPQTNDKDDRGTQ